Proteins from a genomic interval of Macrobrachium nipponense isolate FS-2020 chromosome 33, ASM1510439v2, whole genome shotgun sequence:
- the LOC135202995 gene encoding protein yippee-like 5 has protein sequence MGRIFLEHIGGTRLFSCATCYTILTNRTELISTRFTGATGRAFLFKRVVNLTYSEVQDRVMLTGRHMVRDVSCKNCNAKLGWIYEFATEENQRYKEGRVILERALVTESDGFVEHVDDD, from the exons ATGGGGCGAATTTTCTTGGAACACATTGGAGGGACAAGGCTATTTTCATGTGCCACTTGTTACACAATTTTGACAAATCGCACAGAACTGATCTCAACCCGATTTACTGGTGCCACAGGCAGAGCATTCTTGTTTAAGAGAGTAGTCAATCTTACATACAG TGAAGTACAAGACCGTGTTATGTTGACTGGAAGACACATGGTGCGGGATGTATCTTGTAAAAACTGCAATGCAAAATTGGGGTGGATATATGAatttgccacagaggaaaatcaAAG GTACAAAGAAGGGCGCGTTATCCTGGAGCGTGCCCTTGTGACCGAATCTGATGGTTTTGTGGAACATGTTGATGATGACTGA